One genomic window of Salvia miltiorrhiza cultivar Shanhuang (shh) chromosome 4, IMPLAD_Smil_shh, whole genome shotgun sequence includes the following:
- the LOC131023939 gene encoding 3-ketoacyl-CoA synthase 5-like, with the protein MADKYLKLGYQYLVNHILMLLLIPTAAGVAAAILRCPPEEMLATWKSLHLDSLHLLCFSFLGIFIATVYFMSKPRSIYLVDYACYKPPVTCRVPFSTFMEHSRLILKDNPKSVDFQMRILERSGLGEETCLPPAIHYIPPTPTMDAARGEAQIVIFSSIDSLMHNTALKPKDIDILIVNCSLFSPTPSLSAMIVNKYKLRSNIKSYNLSGMGCSAGLISIDLARDLLQIHPNSNALVISTEIITPNYYKGSERAMLLPNCLFRMGGAAILLSNKRRDRRRAKYKLVHVVRTHKGSDDKAYKCVYEQEDPQGKVGINLSKDLMVIAGEALKSNITTIGPLVLPASEQLLFLFTLIGRKIFNPKWKAYIPDFKQAFEHFCIHAGGRAVIDELQKNLQLSAEHVEASRMTLHRFGNTSSSSLWYEMGYIEAKGRMKKGDRVWQIAFGSGFKCNSAVWKCNRTIKAPADGPWHDCIDRYPVHIPEIVKL; encoded by the coding sequence ATGGCAGACAAGTACTTGAAGCTAGGCTACCAATACCTAGTCAACCACATCCTGATGCTGCTCCTCATCCCGACGGCGGCGGGAGTGGCGGCGGCGATCCTCCGATGCCCCCCCGAGGAAATGCTGGCGACGTGGAAGTCCCTCCACTTAGACAGCCTCCACctcctctgcttctccttcctGGGCATCTTCATCGCCACCGTCTACTTCATGTCGAAGCCGCGCTCCATCTACCTGGTGGACTACGCCTGCTACAAGCCCCCCGTCACCTGCCGCGTCCCCTTCTCCACCTTCATGGAGCACTCCCGCCTCATCCTCAAAGACAATCCTAAGAGCGTCGACTTCCAAATGCGCATCCTCGAGCGCTCCGGCCTCGGCGAGGAGACCTGCCTCCCCCCTGCCATCCACTACatcccccccacccccaccatGGACGCCGCCCGCGGCGAGGCTCAGATCGTCATCTTCTCCTCCATCGACTCCCTCATGCACAACACCGCCCTCAAGCCTAAGGACATCGACATTCTTATAGTCAACTGCAGCCTCTTCTCCCCCACTCCATCTCTCTCCGCCATGATCGTTAACAAATACAAGCTCCGGAGCAATATCAAGAGCTACAACCTCTCCGGCATGGGCTGCAGCGCCGGACTCATCTCGATTGACCTAGCTAGGGATTTGCTGCAGATTCACCCTAATTCCAACGCGCTTGTGATTAGCACTGAGATCATTACCCCTAATTATTACAAGGGCTCGGAGCGCGCGATGCTCCTCCCCAACTGCCTCTTCCGCATGGGCGGCGCCGCCATCCTGCTGTCGAACAAGCGGCGGGACCGGAGGCGCGCCAAGTACAAGCTGGTCCACGTGGTCCGCACGCACAAAGGCTCGGACGACAAGGCGTACAAGTGCGTGTACGAGCAGGAGGATCCGCAGGGGAAGGTCGGCATAAACCTGTCCAAAGATCTGATGGTGATCGCCGGCGAAGCGCTGAAATCCAACATCACGACGATCGGGCCCTTGGTCCTCCCGGCGTCGGAGCAGCTGCTCTTCCTCTTCACCCTAATCGGCCGgaaaatcttcaaccctaagtGGAAGGCCTACATCCCGGACTTCAAGCAGGCGTTCGAGCACTTCTGCATCCACGCGGGGGGGCGGGCGGTGATCGACGAGCTGCAGAAGAACCTGCAGCTGTCGGCGGAGCACGTGGAGGCGTCGCGGATGACGCTCCACCGCTTCGGCAACACGTCGTCGTCGTCGCTCTGGTACGAAATGGGGTACATCGAGGCCAAGGGGAGGATGAAGAAGGGAGATAGAGTGTGGCAGATCGCCTTCGGCAGCGGATTCAAGTGCAACAGCGCCGTCTGGAAATGCAACCGGACCATCAAGGCGCCGGCCGACGGCCCCTGGCACGACTGCATCGATAGGTATCCAGTGCACATCCCGGAAATAGTCAAGCTCTGA
- the LOC131023940 gene encoding RNA-binding KH domain-containing protein RCF3-like — protein MEGNRRTFLNKHSNPQFKKTAGLRKGKQYNSIREEFSENFHSSDTVYRILCQSKKIGSVIGKGGNIVKALREETEAKITVSDSVIGSDERVILICSPSDKQAKRQTACNDRQVERDVVEPHCAAQDALLKVHDRIIEEDLGGPEKNNRSETVVSARLLVSNNLVGCLLGRKGDVIQRLRSETGANIRVLPADHLPACATSNDELVQISGKPAVVKKALYEISTLLHQNPWKDKPSLSYPTNYAGQEFHPSGPPMRAMLPPENPHWLEHTMDAHRMHPMPFKGGYGLLPEDLDGVAPHDREAPCEFTIKILCSAERIGSVIGKGGSNVKQLEQETGASIHVENASKESDERVIRVSSIEALWDQRSHTIDAILHLQNKTSEYSDDGTITTRLLVPSSKVGCILGQGGHVISDMRRRTHADIRVFSKKEKPKCASEDEELVQISGSFGIAKDALVEIASRLRTRCLRDVNARGETASVRPLPGFGPPDNFRGAGLPLSSTTIAGSSGRYEHIQDSVREFDSPRFPLPTRATGYMDFNEARISSLSGSAGSRISEFAATRGRHQDPYSTGPDFGASENYSSSRYIYQRPSSSAAPNNYPPPGGYQGYESEHGMYPNHNVSPSPYRSSDRWTAAHHNSYTQQDPYQSIRGHGSYY, from the exons ATGGAAGGAAACAGAAGAACCTTTCTTAATAAACATTCTAATCCACAGTTCAAGAAGACAGCAGGTCTCAGGAAAGGAAAGCAATATAATTCTATTCGTGAAGAATTTTCTGAGAACTTTCATTCATCAGATACTGTTTACCGAATTCTTTGCCAGTCTAAAAAGATTGGTAGTGTAATTGGAAAAGGTGGTAACATAGTGAAAGCCCTCAGGGAAGAGACTGAAGCAAAGATTACTGTTTCTGACTCTGTTATTGGCTCAGATGAGAGGGTAATACTTATTTGTAGTCCTTCTGACAAACAAGCAAAAAGACAGACTGCCTGTAATGACCGACAAGTTGAGAGAGACGTGGTGGAGCCACATTGTGCTGCCCAAGATGCACTCCTAAAAGTTCATGACAGGATTATCGAGGAAGATCTTGGTGGACCAGAAAAAAACAATAGGAGTGAAACTGTTGTAAGTGCTCGACTTTTGGTCTCAAACAATTTGGTTGGATGTCTTTTAGGAAGAAAAGGAGATGTAATCCAAAGATTACGTAGTGAGACTGGTGCAAACATACGTGTTCTTCCTGCAGATCACCTTCCTGCTTGTGCTACGAGCAACGATGAACTGGTCCAA ATATCAGGTAAACCTGCTGTTGTGAAGAAAGCTTTGTATGAAATATCAACTCTCTTGCATCAGAATCCATGGAAGGACAAACCTTCTTTAAGTTATCCTACAAACTATGCTGGTCAAGAATTTCATCCTTCTGGTCCTCCCATGAGAGCTATGCTTCCTCCAGAAAATCCTCATTGGTTAGAACATACTATGGATGCCCACCGTATGCATCCTATGCCTTTCAAGGGAGGATATGGACTTCTACCTGAAGATCTTGATGGTGTTGCGCCACATGATCGTGAAGCCCCATGTGAGTTCACTATCAAAATACTCTGCTCTGCTGAAAGGATTGGTAGTGTGATTGGCAAGGGAGGCTCGAATGTCAAGCAGTTAGAGCAGGAAACAGGAGCTAGCATCCATGTTGAGAATGCATCTAAAGAATCAGATGAAAGAGTAATTCGTGTCTCTTCAATTGAG GCACTTTGGGATCAAAGATCACATACTATCGATGCCATTCTTCatcttcaaaataaaactaGTGAATATTCTGACGATGGAACCATTACGACTAGACTTCTTGTCCCTTCAAGTAAGGTTGGCTGCATTCTTGGACAAGGCGGCCATGTTATTAGTGATATGAGGAGGAGAACACATGCAGATATACGTGTTTTTTCCAAGAAAGAAAAGCCAAAATGTGCATCAGAAGATGAAGAGCTAGTGCAG ATCTCTGGAAGTTTTGGGATAGCTAAAGATGCCTTGGTAGAGATTGCATCAAGACTTAGAACAAGATGTCTTCGTGACGTAAATGCTAGAGGGGAAACTGCTTCAGTTAGGCCACTACCAGGATTTGGCCCACCAGATAATTTTCGTGGTGCCGGCCTCCCTCTATCGAGCACTACCATAGCTGGGAGCTCAGGAAGATATGAACATATACAG GACAGTGTTCGTGAGTTTGATTCTCCAAGATTTCCGCTGCCTACACGAGCTACTGG TTACATGGATTTCAATGAGGCTAGGATTAGTTCTCTATCCGGATCAGCAGGGAGCCGCATCTCCGAG TTTGCTGCCACAAGGGGGAGGCACCAGGATCCATATTCAACTGGTCCTGATTTTGGCGCTTCCGAGAACTACAGTTCCTCGCGATATATTTACCAGAGACCTTCCTCTTCGGCTGCACCTAATAACTATCCTCCACCGGGTGGTTACCAGGGCTATGAATCAGAGCATGGTATGTATCCAAATCATAATGTGTCTCCATCTCCCTACCGGAGCTCTGATCGCTGGACAGCTGCCCACCATAATAGCTATACACAACAAGATCCATATCAAAGCATAAGAGGACATGGTTCTTACTACTAG